Within the Pseudomonadota bacterium genome, the region CGTTGAGGTACGATACCGCCGGCAGCTGGGCTTCGGCTCGGCGGCCGAGAGCGTGGACCGGCGCAAGCAGGCGCGCCTGATCGCCTGCGCCCAGCACTACCTGCAGACACATCCGGAATGCGCCAGGCAACCCTGCCGTTTCGACGTGGTGACGCTCGGCGCGGGCGCGCGCCTGCAATGGATCAGGAATGCATTCAGTGCCTGATACGGCAGCCCGGAACCACCGGCCGCTGCAGCGGTCGCACCGGAACACAACCCGAATTCGCAGCAGCGAGAGGAGATCGCATACATGAAACCCGTCAGTACACTGCTTGTGGCCTGCCTGGCCGTCACGTCCTTCTACGGCTGCGCGCCCGTGGTGGTCGGTGGTGCCGCAGCCGGCGGCGCCGCCCTGCACAGCCGCCGCACCGTGGGCACTTTCGTGGACGATCAGGGCATCGAGCTGAAGGCACGCGTAGCCATCGCGGAACAGCGGGGCCTGAACGACCAGACCCATATCAGCGTCACCAGCTACAACGGCGTGGTCCTGCTGACCGGCCAGGCGCCGACCGAATCGCTGCGGCAGCAGGTGCAGGATATCGCGGCCGGCATCGACAAGGTGCGCATGGTGCACAACGAGATCAGTATCGCCGCCCCCAATTCGATGATGACCCGATCCAGCGACACCCTGATCACCGGCAAGGTCAAGACCGCGCTGTTCAACATCAAGGGCATCGAGGACTTCGATCCGACCCGCGTCAAGGTGGTCACGGAAGACGGCGTTGTCTACCTGATGGGGCTGGTCTACCGCAACGAAGCGGATGCCGTGGTCGACCAGGCGCGCCAGGTCGGCGGCGCGAAGAAGATCGTCAAGGTGTTCGAGTACCTCGACTAGAACCCAGCGCAGCAGTGCGCGTGCCGCGGGCGAGACGCGCGGCGCGGGCGCTGCACGCGTTCGTCAGCGGCTCTTTTCCGCCCAGGCGCCGAAGCGGCCGTTGAACGACAGTACCCGGTCCGAGGTGACGACGACGGCCGCGGTGTCTTCCGCCTCAACGCTGAGCACCGTCTCGCCGGCGCTGCGGCGCTTGCTGGCCCAACCGCTGGGCAGCAATCCCACGCCGGCAAAGCGCTGGTTCGTGATCACGATCGCGACCCCCTTGGCCACCACGCGCTGCTCGATCACCTCCTTCGCGCTGATCGGGAGATCGAAGAACTGGCCGGTTTCGGCATTGACCGCCGTGACCCGGTTATCTTCCATCACCAGGAACACGGACTTGCCGACCTCTTCGTCGGCGCGCACGGCGAGCGCCGCCAGCAGCAGGAGCAGCACCGTGCCGGACTGCAGGATTCGGGAAATAATGTCGGATCTGTACATGTCTCGCTCCGTGACCGCGTCCGCGGGGAACCACCTCATATTCACCCGCGGCCGCGGCACTAGCGCCAACCCGCAGACCACGGCCCGGGTGATGGTGCCGATGCTACCTGAACGGGTCGCGATCTGGCCAGGCGCCGGCGCGGCCTGAGGGCAACCGGGTGACCCGGCAGCGGCACCACCCGCCGCTGATGGCGACACACCCGGTGCGCCCGCTATAATTTCCCGCCATTGCCAGGCTGCAGATACTTGCCATGAACCCCATACCCGCCCCGATCGTGGTTTGCGCGCTGTACCGATTCGTGACGCTGGACGATTACCGTGCCCTGCGCGGGCCGCTGCTGGCGGTGATGGAACAGCAGGGTGTGCGCGGGACGCTGTTGCTGGCGCGCGAAGGCATCAACGGCACGGTCGCCGGTTCGCAGGCGGCAATCACCACCCTGCTCGACTGGCTGCAGCACGACCCGCGCCTGGCCGGACTCGAGTACAAATGCGCCCGCACCGACCAGCCGCCCTTCCGGCACAGCCGGGTCAAGCTGAAACGGGAGATCGTCACCATGGGGGTCGCGGACATCGATCCGAACCGGGTGGTCGGCACCTACGTCGCCCCGGCCGACTGGAACGCGCTGATCAGCGATCCCGGCGTGCTGGTGCTGGACACCCGCAACGATTACGAAGTCCGCGTGGGCACCTTCCGCCGCGCCGTCGATCCCGGCATCCGCACCTTCCGGGAATTCCCGGCGTTCGTCCGTACGCACCTCGACCCGCAGCGCCATCGCCGGGTGGCGATGTTCTGTACCGGCGGCATCCGCTGCGAGAAATCCACCGCCTACCTGCGGCAACAGGGCTTCGAGGAGGTCTATCACCTGCAGGGCGGTATCCTGAAGTACCTCGAGCAGGTACCCGAGGATGCGTCGCTGTGGCAGGGCGAGTGCTTCGTGTTCGACGAGCGCGTCACGGTCGACCACCGGCTGCGCAGGGGCAGCTACGCACTGTGCCACGCCTGCCGCATGCCGGTCTCGGCCGCGGACATGGCGAGCGCCGCCTGGCAGCCCGGGATCAGCTGCCCGCACTGCGCCGGTCATCACGACCCGCAGCGACTGGCGCGGTTCGCGGAACGCGAACGCCAGGTAGGCCTTGCCGACATACGCGGCACGGCGCACCTGGGCGCGGCGGCACGCAGCGTCATGGAGGAGAACCGCGCACGCAAGCGGCTCGACCGGGAACGTCAGCGCCATGCCGCGGCGCTCGCGAACGCGCGGCACCGCTGACGCCGCCGCCCGGACTTTAAGCACCTTTGCGCCTGCGCGCGCGACAATTACGGTACCTGCCGCCGGCAGCGTGGACTAGCGCTGTTTCCGGGTGACGTGTTTTTTCAGGCGCGCCTTGCGCTTGATCTGGCGCGGGGTGAGCTTGTTGCGGCGGCCCTGGTAGGGATTCGTGCCGGTGCGGAATTCGATCCGGATGGGCGTGCCCGTGAGCTGCATGGCTGCGCGGAAGGTGTTGACCAGGTAGCGGCGGTAGGCGGCCGGCACGGCCGCGGTCTGGTTGCCGTGGATCACGATCACCGGCGGATTGCGTCCGCCCTGATGGGCATAGCGCAGCTTGATGCGCCGGCCGCGCACCAGCGGCGGCTGGTGCTCCTGCACGGCGCGTTCCAGGATGCGGGTCAGTTCCGGTGTCGACAGTTCGCGCAGCGCCGAAGCATGGGCCGCGCGGATCTGCGGAAACAGTTCGCCAACGCCGGTGCCGTGTTTTGCCGAGATGAAGGTCGTGACGGCGAAATCGAGAAACGGCAAGCGCCGGTCCAACTGGTCGCGGATGCGCTCGCGCGCATGGGCATCCAGGCCGTCCCATTTGTTGACCGCAACGATCAGCGCCCGTCCCTTCTCGGTGATGTAGCCGGCCAGGCTGGCATCCTGCTCGCTGATCTGGCGCTGCGCGTCCAGCACCAGGATGACAACGTGCGCCGCGTCGATGGCTTGCAGCGTCTTGATCACGCTGAACTTCTCGACGGCCTCCTGCACGCGCGCCCGGCGCCGCACGCCGGCCGTGTCGATCAGGGTGTAATCTGTACCGTCGCGCGTGAACGGGATGAAGATGCTGTCGCGCGTCGTGCCCGGCATATCGAA harbors:
- a CDS encoding YraN family protein, giving the protein MSVTATDRGKAAEQHARQHLQAHGLELLRCNYHSRYGEIDLVMRDRDSIVFVEVRYRRQLGFGSAAESVDRRKQARLIACAQHYLQTHPECARQPCRFDVVTLGAGARLQWIRNAFSA
- a CDS encoding BON domain-containing protein encodes the protein MKPVSTLLVACLAVTSFYGCAPVVVGGAAAGGAALHSRRTVGTFVDDQGIELKARVAIAEQRGLNDQTHISVTSYNGVVLLTGQAPTESLRQQVQDIAAGIDKVRMVHNEISIAAPNSMMTRSSDTLITGKVKTALFNIKGIEDFDPTRVKVVTEDGVVYLMGLVYRNEADAVVDQARQVGGAKKIVKVFEYLD
- a CDS encoding rhodanese-related sulfurtransferase, which produces MNPIPAPIVVCALYRFVTLDDYRALRGPLLAVMEQQGVRGTLLLAREGINGTVAGSQAAITTLLDWLQHDPRLAGLEYKCARTDQPPFRHSRVKLKREIVTMGVADIDPNRVVGTYVAPADWNALISDPGVLVLDTRNDYEVRVGTFRRAVDPGIRTFREFPAFVRTHLDPQRHRRVAMFCTGGIRCEKSTAYLRQQGFEEVYHLQGGILKYLEQVPEDASLWQGECFVFDERVTVDHRLRRGSYALCHACRMPVSAADMASAAWQPGISCPHCAGHHDPQRLARFAERERQVGLADIRGTAHLGAAARSVMEENRARKRLDRERQRHAAALANARHR
- the der gene encoding ribosome biogenesis GTPase Der, with protein sequence MLPVIALVGRPNVGKSTLFNQITRTRDALVADFPGLTRDRQYGDGALGARPYIVIDTGGLGAAGGDLEGLMARQAWQAVDEADLVLFMVDARDGLTALDETLAVALRRTGKPCILVANKTDGLDIPAVIAEFHTLGLGAPQPIAASQGRGVAALMDLALERLPPDTAPAQGAATAEIASNIRVAVVGRPNAGKSTLINRMLGEERVLVFDMPGTTRDSIFIPFTRDGTDYTLIDTAGVRRRARVQEAVEKFSVIKTLQAIDAAHVVILVLDAQRQISEQDASLAGYITEKGRALIVAVNKWDGLDAHARERIRDQLDRRLPFLDFAVTTFISAKHGTGVGELFPQIRAAHASALRELSTPELTRILERAVQEHQPPLVRGRRIKLRYAHQGGRNPPVIVIHGNQTAAVPAAYRRYLVNTFRAAMQLTGTPIRIEFRTGTNPYQGRRNKLTPRQIKRKARLKKHVTRKQR